Within the Chloroflexota bacterium genome, the region TGAGAATCAAAACAGGGAATGAAGAATTGTCAATTGTCAATGCCGGAGTATTGACCGACTTATCCTGCTCTCCCGGGCCTTCAAAACTTCCCTGGCCCGCGGGAGTGATTTCTGGACGAAGCCAGTTTGAGTAGATGTGCCCCTCCAGGTGGTTGACTCCGATCAGAGGCAGGTTGCGCATGAAGGTGATGCCCTTGGCTGCGTTGACACCCACCAGCAGGGAGCCAGCCAGCCCGGGGCCCTCGGTGACCGCCACTGCATCCAGGTCTGTCCAGTCGACGGCAGCCTCCGCCAGTGCCTGTTCGATGACAGGGGTGATCGACAGTACGTGCTGACGGGAAGCCACTTCGGGAAAGACGCCACCGTAACGGCGGTGGAGCTCGATCTGAGAGGCCACGACATTGGATAATATGGTGCGGCCATCTGTCACAACAGCGGCCGCGGTCTCGTCACAGGAAGTTTCGATGGCAAGAATCGTTGACATAAGCGCTTATTCGGGCGGGGCCGTTTCCTGCAGCGGCTGGATCTCAAAGGTGGGATCCTGGCCATCTTCGGAGAGCGACAATGGGTCCTCCGTGGTTTTGCCGGCGCCTGCCACTGTTTGGATGCGTCGATGCAGCATGCGCAGGTTTTGATCTACCCGGTTCCCGTTGTCGGGCAGGTGATGGCGATAGCGCTGCGCCACTGCCAGCCATTTCTCGGCATTGACAAGCTGTCCGCTTCGGTAAAAGAGCTCACCCAGGTGGGCAGCAGAGATGGCGTCGTGGGGCGAGTAACGCAGGACTTGCTGCAGCCGCGTGATTTCCTTCTCGTCACCCTCGCGACGAACGAGCGATAAACCGATATCGAAAATCGTGTCCGGGTCGTAGCGTTCCGCCCTGTGGCGGATCAGCGCGTGGCTACGAGGCAGGATCATATCCAGGCGACATGCAACTCGCAGGTGCAGGGTAGTCTTCTGCTCACTATGCTCGACATTCAGGATAATCTCCTCGCCACCTGCTACAATGGCGTCCATAGGTTTCTCGACGTCGCCCAGAGAAATGCGATCAACGTAGACAGGATGCAGCCCATCGTTGCGCACTCGAATCTGCTGATCCGCGGCGGTCACGTGCACCTGGTTGATCACGTCGCTGTGGGCATCGGAACCAACCGCCACCTTCTGGGGCAGGGGAAAGAAAACGTCGAGCAACTCCAGGAAATTGGCGGAGTACTCCTTCAAAACCCCGACATGTTCGTGAATCTCGTTGTCCTCTACTACCTCCATGACCACCCGGCTGCCCACATAGGCCTCCAAAAGGGTGTCGTAACTGGTGCCTACATAGCCGATCAGAGATCTGCTCATGTCCTTCAAATAGACCTCACTGGTTTCGGAAATCATGGTAGTGGCCGGTTTGCGCGTTCGCCCGATCACCACACCCAGGCCTTCGCTTAAAGAGTCGGAGGCTGTGCTCAAGAAATTGCGTGTCGATCGCCACAGACGCCGTCCGATTCCCGGGTGGAAGCTTCGCTGAAGATCCTTCGCCCGCTGTTTACGTTTTTCCTCGGTCAGATTGCGTGCGTAGCGATAGATGGCCTGAAGGTCCTGGTATTCGTCCTTGTAGAAGATGTAACTGGTTTCGAGATGTTTGTCGTCAAGGACATCGGAGCGGTAGATCAACTCAAAACCGGTGGGATACAGGTCCATCTCACCCCACATAACCCGGTTGTCCTTCCTTTCAACCGTTATGTGGAACCCATCGAAATCTTTTAGACAACGATCGCGATGATTTGAGCGAATGTAGGAACCGACCAGCGTTGCCAATAGGATTACTACAAGGGTAACAATGAAGGACCAGTCAACAAGGCCAGGTAGCACAGCAGTCACCTCTAGACGTCAAGTGGATTCTGAAAATCGAGTTGGAATAATCACTCACGGTGTCTAACAGTTAAACGAAGGTTCCTGGCGAATTTGACACAAATTGCCAACCAGATGTGAAGACATGACCGATCGGTCTTGTCCGGGGGCCGATGACTGCTTTCAGTCTTCGTCAACCTCCAGGAGTTCGATCAGAACGCCGTGCATGCCCTTTGGATGGAGGAAAAAGACCCGTCCCCCGGCAACCTTCACCGGGGTTTCGTTGATAGGTTGGGCACCCCTGGCCTGCATTTCTGCCAGGGCGGCATCGATGTCGGGCACTTCCAGGCAGATATGGTGCAGGCCCTCCCCTCGCTTTGCCAGATACCTGGCAACACCAGACTCGCTGGTAGTAGGGCTGATCAGCTCGATGAGGCTGTCACCGGTGGGCAGGAGAGCGATTTCTACCTCCTGCTCTTCCACTACCCGGCGTTCGCCAATGGGCAAACCGAGAAGATCATGATAAGCCTGCAATGAGGCATCCAGATCGTTAACGACGATAGCAATGTGATTGATTTTTTTAATCATGGTCTGGTTGTTCCTTCAGGGCACCAAGTTCTGTTCGCCAACGTCAGTCTGGCACAATCTGCCATTCTTCCTTCTCCGGGTCGAACTCGGACAGCGAGCTGGGCGGCAATTTGACGTACTTGCCCCTGGCGGTCACCGCCGCCGTGCCATCCGGCAGCAATATCCGGCCTTCTCCCTCGAACATGCGGCGACTGTCTTTGATGACGCGGCCGGTCGCCTCCAACTCCACGCCAAGTGGCACGGGCTGACGGTAGCGGATGGTCAACTCGGCGGTGACGCCCCACATGTCATCGCCATATTCGATGCGAATCACGCGACCGATCATCTCATCCAGGATGCCGGCCAGCACGCCGCCGTGAAAACGACCCGGATAGCCCTGATGGATGTCCTGGCCTGTGAAACGAGCCAATATTGTGCCATCCTCTATTTCGTAGAAGAAGACCTTGACGCCGGCAATGTTTTTCATGCCGCAGACAAAACACATGCGGCTATTGGGTTGTTTGTTCATGCTGTGATCCTTTTTTCCTACACCCACACATCTGGCTGATGTTCGCCAAAGACCCCGCGCAATACCCCGCAGATTTCGCCCAGCGTGACGTGGTTTTCCACGCACCGGACAAAGAGGGGCATCAGTGGTGCGCCGGGATCGCCGGCCGACTGCGCCAGCAGGTTCAACAGGTCATCGACTCGTGCCTGGTCCCTGTTCTCCCGGACCTGCCGCAGGCGCGCGATCTGCTCGGCCTGTACTGCTGCGTCCACCCGCAGAAGGTCCGGTTCAGGTTGCCCGGAGGCTTCCGAGGCAAAGCGGTTCACACCGACAACAACCTGGGTGCCCGCTTCGATGGCCATGTGGGCGCGATAGGCGGCATCCTGGATCTCCCGTTGCATGAAGCCCTGTTCGATGGCTTTCCGGGCGCCACCGATGGCGTCGATCTTTTCGATGTATGCCTGCGCCCGGCGCTCGATCTCGCCGGTCAGGCTCTCGACAAAGTAGGAGCCTGCCAGGGGGTCTATTGTGTTGGCCACGCCCGACTCGTGGGCGATGATCTGCTGTGTGCGAAGGGCGACCTGCACGGCATTCTCCGAGGGCAGGGCCAGGGCTTCGTCCATGGAATTGGTGTGGAGCGATTGGGTGCCTCCCATTACGGCCGCCAGCGCCTGCAACGTGACCCGCGTCACGTTGTTTTCGGGTTGTTGGGCGGTCAAGGTGCTTCCGCCGGTCTGGGTATGGAAGCGCAGTTTCCAGGAAGCGGGGTTTTGGGCGTTGAATCGGTCCCGCATGATCCTGGCCCACAGCCGGCGGGCCGCCCGGAATTTAGCGATCTCCTCGAAGAAATCATTGTGGGCGTTGAAGAAGAAGCTCAAGCGACGGGCAAAGAGGTCGACGTCCAGTCCTGCGTCTATGGCGGCCTGCACGTAGGCGATGCCATCGGCCAGGGTGAACGCTACCTCCTGCACCGCAGTGCTGCCTGCCTCTCGAATGTGATAGCCGCTGATGCTGATAGTGTTCCAGTTGGGAACCTGATCACTGCAGTAGCGAAAGACATCGGCGATCAGCCGCATGGAGGGCTGGGGTGGGAAGATGTAGGTGCCACGAGCCAGGTATTCCTTCAGGATATCATTTTGAATGGTGCCCTGCAACTGGCTGCCGGGCACACCCTGCTTTTTGCCCACGGCGATGACCATGGCCAGAAGGATGGCCGCGGGGGCATTGATGGTCATGCTGATACTGACCTTATTCAGAGGGATGCCTTCCAGCAGGGTTTCCATGTCGGCCAGGGATGAAATCGCTACCCCCACCTTGCCGACTTCCCCCATGGCCAGCGGGTGATCCGCGTCGTAGCCGATCTGCGTCGGCAGGTCGAAGGCTACACTCAGGCCGGTCTGGCCCTGGGCCAGCAGGTACTTGTAACGCTGGTTGCTTTCCAGGGCTGTGGCGAAACCGGCATATTGGCGCATGGTCCAGAAACGCCCCCGGTACATGGTGGGCTGCACGCCCCGGGTAAAGGGAAACTCACCGGGGAACCCGACGGTTTCCAGGTAGTCCCCGGCCGTCTCATCGACCGGTGTATAGAGACGATCCACCGGAATGGCGGAACTGGTCTCGAACTGCTGCTGGCGCTCCGGAAACCGGTCCAGAGTGTTTTTTAGGGTTCTGCCCGCCCATTCCTCGCGGGCTTCCGAAACTGACGAAGACATAAAAAACCTCGGCTGCCTGCCTGATTATTTTTCTTAAGCAGGATTTCGCAATGACGTAATGATATGATTTATTGGCAGGCATGTCAAGGCCGGGAAGGATCGTAGAAAAGCAAGCGTGCTGCCGGCATACATGGCATCGGGGGTGTAAAAGCCCCATTCGTGGCTGCTCTGGGTGGTGTCGGCATACACGCCGTCGGCGCCCGCCTGGGACACGTGCAGGCCATCGTCCTGGGCGTTACCCACTTCCAAACCGTGATAGTGGTCAGAATCAGCAGGGTTGATACACCCATTGTATCACAAATCACAGCCGGGAGGGGGTGAGATTTTCGTCAAGGGTGGAGGAAATGGTGGAAACTGTTGGAGCTCGCAGGAGTGGAAGGATCTCATAGAAGCTCCCACAAACTCCCATGAGATCCAATGAGCTCCTATGATCCCCAGGCCCTCTGGCCGAGTCTTCTTCGCCGTCAGTGAAGCGTGACCAGGGCTTCACCCTGGTCGACCGAATCCCCCGGGTGGATGAGGATGGTGGCTACCGTGCCGTTGCGGGGCGCGCGTAGCTCGTTCTCCATTTTCATCGCCTCGAGGATCACCAGGCTCTGGCCTGCCTCCACCTGTTCACCCTCCTCGACCAGCACTTTGACCACCAGGCCGGGAATAGGTGCCTTGATGGCCGAGTCCACCGTGCCGGCTGAAAGCTCGCCGCTGGATTCCCCAAGCCGGTAAAGACGCTCGTCAAAGATCTCCACCTCGTAGCCCTCATAGCCCTGGCCGGAGATCATGACCCGGAAGCTGTTGCGTTCCGTCTGCCTTACGTGCACCTCGAAAGATCGATCGTTCAACAGCAGGGAGTAAAGATCCAGGCTGCCGATCTTCTCCAGATCGGTTCGAAGTTCCTCTCCATCCACCCGGACCAGGTTGCCTTCCTCGACCTCGATTTCCAGCGTGTTTCCGCTGCCAATTGGAGAACCGGTTGGCGTTATCGTAGCAATGTACTTCATGGTGGAGCTCTCTTTTAGGAAAGGAAGGTTCGTTTCCAATCCAACGGTCGTTTCCAGGCTGAACCGGATCGACCATCTTGATCGGTCAGTATGGTTGCCTCTCGTTCACGCTCATGGACGACCAGCGCAGCCGCTATGGCAGCTGCCAGTTCCAACTCCGGCCTTTCGACATAGGTGACGTCGAAGCGGTCCTCCAGAAAACTTGTATCATAGGTGCCCCACTGGAAGAGAGCACTATCCATTACCTGCCGGTGAAAGGGAAGTGAAGTTGTTACTCCGCCTATCCGGTATTCACGCAGGGCCCGCCGCATGCGCAGGATTGCTTCGGCCCGGGTTTCGCCCCAGACGATCAGCTTGGCGATCATGGGATCGTAGTACAGGCTTATCTCAAATCCCTCGTAGACGCCACTCTCGACCCGAACACCGGGTCCCGTAGGCTCCTGCAGGGTTGTCACCACCCCGCCCGATGGCATGAAGTTGTTGATGGGGTCCTCGGCCGTGATGCGGCACTCGATCGACCACCCCTTGGCTTGAATATCCTCCTGGCGCCAGCGCAATCTACGCCCATCGGCGATGGCCAGCATTTCCTTGACGATATCCACGCCGGTCACCATTTCTGTCACAGGATGCTCTACCTGGAGCCGGGTGTTCATTTCCAGGAAGTAGAACTCGCCCTGCTGGTCAACCAGGAACTCCAGCGTACCAGCATTGACATAATCGACCGCACGGGCAGCTTTGATTGCGACTTCACCCATGGCAGCCCGCAGTTTCTCATCTACAGCGACCGAGGGGGATTCTTCGATCAGTTTCTGGTGGCGGCGCTGGATCGAACACTCTCTTTCGCCCAGATGTATGACGTTTCCCTGGCTGTCAGCCAGAATCTGGATCTCGATGTGGCGCGGGCGTTCGATGCGTTTCTCCAGGTAGACGGTGTCGTCGCCGAAGGCGCTGAGGGCCTCTCGGCGGGCGGCGCCCAGCGCGGTTTCCAGTTCGTTCTCCGAGCCTATGAGTCGCATGCCCTTGCCACCACCGCCGGCGGACGCCTTGATCAACAGCGGATAGCCGATTCTCTGTGCTTCCGCGGCAATTTCGCCATCGCGCAGTCCTTCGGCCGAGCCGGGCACGACTGGTACGCCTGCTGCCATCATCGTCCGGCGGGCGGTGACCTTGTCTCCCATACGACGCATGGCATCTGGTGTCGGTCCAATGAAAGCGAGTCCCTCGTCAATGCAGGTCTGAGCGAAGTCGGCATTTTCGGCCAAAAAGCCGTAGCCCGGGTGGATGGCATCGGCACCAGATCGCCGGGCAATATCGATGATGCGGTCGATACGCAGGTAACTCTCGCTTGAAGGCGCAGGTCCCAGCCGGTAAGCCTCGCGGGCATAACGCACATGCAGCGCGTCCCGATCGGCGTCTGAGTAGACAGCTACGCCCTGCAGGCCGCGTTCCTCACAGGCTCTCAGGATTCGTACAGCGATTTCGCCACGATTGGCGACCAGTATCTTCTTGAACATCGTTTCTTCCTAAGCTGGACAAGCCAGAGGAACGCTGATTACGCAGACCTCCGGCGCAGAGGTCGCCGATCTTCTAGCTCACGCACCGCCTAGCTAGCTCACGCACCGTATGCTGACGTCACGCACCGCTTGCTGCCTCTCGGCACGCCTGCTGGCGTAGCGTGCTGGCGTGCTGATCTTTTTTGATCTTGTTTGGATTGATCAGCGAGTATCAGCGTTCATCTAGCGTCATCTGCGGTTACGCTGGTGGGCGGAGGGCAGGGAGACCCTGCCCCTACCCGGCGACCAACCGACCGTGAATGCAAAAAAAACGTTTTATGATCGCACCTGGCCCGATATCTCCATGGTCACAAAAACCAGGTCGGGCGCAAAAGACTGGGGTGGCAGGCCGTGGAACCAGCGCAGGGTTCCAAAGGCTGGGCTAACAGGATTCAAGTAGAGGCGCTGAATGTCGACGATGGTACCGCTCGTGGGTTTCCACAGCAGGGTGCCAGGTTCCAGCGCCAGCAGGCCAGCCAGGGGCGCCGTTCCCATGATCCAGTTGCCCTGGGTCAGGTTGTATGGCGTGGTGATTTCACCTGAGTCCAGATCGGGATCAATCAGATCCATGCGCAGCGGCACGCCGCAATCGACCAGGACCTGGCAGACGGTAGTTCCCTGGCTTTGCCAGGTGTCGAATTGATCTACCCGACCACTGAATACGCAACGATCCAGGCTAAAGGGTTTCAAAATGGATCGCCCCGGCGAGTCCCGCCGAATCCATCCACAGCCATCCTCCTGGTTGGTCGTTAACAGTCCGGCATCAAACTGCGCGCTGATGGGCAGACCGACCATCAATCCAGAGCGATCGTTGGCAGCATATTGGTTGTCAGAAAGAGAGAATGTGATTTGCATGATTGTATAGGCTCCCGCGTCAGCTGCTCTCCGTCAATGACAGTTACCATTCTCTACAGCGGCATGTTGCCATGTTTCTTGGGTGGATTGCTATCCCGCTTGTTGCGCAACATCTCCAGCGCGTTGATCAGCCGGGGGCGCGTTTCCCTGGGTTCGATCACATCGTCGATATAGCCCCGGGCGGCAGCCACATAGGGATTGGCAAACTTTTCCCGGTACTCCTCTACCAGCTCGGCCTTGCGGGATTCAGGGTCTTCGGCTGCCTCCAACTCTCTGCGATAGAGGATATTGATGGCGCCGTCGGGTCCCATGACAGCTATCTCGGCTGTGGGCCAGGCCAGGTTGATATCGGCCCGAATATGTTTGCTGCTCATGACATCGTAGGCGCCGCCGTAGGCCTTGCGGGTGATTACCGTCAATTTGGGGACCGTGGCCTCGCAATAGGCGTAGAGCAGTTTGGCGCCGTTGCGGATGATGCCACCATGTTCCTGGGCCGTGCCTGGCATAAAGCCCGGAACATCCACGAAGGTGACGATAGGAATATTGAAACAATCGCAGAAGCGAACGAAGCGGGCTGCCTTGGTGCTGGAATCGATGTCGAGAACGCCGGCGAGGACAGCAGGCTGCTGAGCCACGATGCCGATGCTGTGACCACCCAGCCGCGCAAAGCCTACGATGATGTTCTGGGCCCAATGTTCGTGGACCTCGAGGAAATCGCCGTCGTCAACCACGTGACGGATGATTTCCTTCATGTCGTAGGCTTTGTTGGGATTCTCCGGCACGATTGTGTCCAGAACCTCATCCATCCGCAGGGGATCGTCGGTCGGCTTGACAAAAGGTGGATCCTCCATGTTGTTCTGGGGAAAATAGCTCAACAGCTTTTGCGCCACGAAGAGGGCATGTTCCTCGCTGTCCATGGCAAAATGAGCGACCCCGCTTTTGGCGGCATGGGTCAATGCCCCACCCAATTCTTCAAAGGTGACCTCTTCATGGGTCACTGTTTTGACCACCTGCGGGCCGGTCACAAACATGTAACTGGTATCCTGAACCATGATAATGAAATCGGTGATAGCGGGCGAGTAAACGGCGCCTCCTGCACAGGGACCCATGACCAGGCTGATCTGGGGGATGACCCCCGAAGCCAGCGTGTTGAGAAGGAAGATGTCGGCGTAACCGCCCAGGCTGACCACCCCTTCCTGGATGCGGGCACCGCCGCTGTCGTTGAGGCCAATAACAGGTGCACCTACCTTCATGGCAAGATTCATGATCTTAATGATCTTCTCCGCAAACGCTTCCGAGAGGGAACCGCCGAAGACGGTGAAATCCTGAGAGAAGAGATAAACCAACTGTCCATTGATCGTGCCATAGCCGGTGATGATTCCATCGCCCAGAATTCGCTGCTTTTCCAGACCAAAATCATGGCTGCGGTGGGTGACCAACATGTCAAGTTCGCGGAAGCTGCCCTTGTCGAGCAGGAATTCCAGGCGTTCGCGAGCGGTGAGCTTGCCTCGCGCGTGTTGCCGGGCAATCCGTTCCTCGCCACCGCCCAGCAAGGCCTGTTCTTTCAACGCACGCAGTTTCTCAGTCTTTGCATCTGGGGTCAAGCGTACCTCCAGGGAGGGAGTCAATGGTCAATTCCGCATTGCGGTAGACGGTGGACTGGAGAGTTGATGTCATCATGTCATGATTCCATGCGGTTGGAGATCAGTATGTTGACATGTCAACATGTTGCTCCTAAAACAAACTGATCATGCCCGTCAGTGTCAGCAGCACGATCAGGATTGGCTGGTGGATCAAATAGATCAGCAGGGAGTTCTGGCCCATCAGGCGCAGGCCTCTGACCAGCACGTTTTGCGACAGGTCGGGCAGGGGAAAATGCCGTTCGCCGCCCGCATAAAGCGTATTGCCGATGAGAATACCCAGCACAACCCGGGCGTACCAGGGAATGATCGGCGCCCAGTCGAAGACAGCGCCCGGCGACTGGTCCAGGCCCAACCAGCCGAGCCAGCTGATGTTGGGATTCAACACGGGTAGTAATTGTCCCAAAACCAAAATGGCGATTCCCAAAAAAAGGTTGAGCCACTTGAAGCGCAGCAAGGGATAGGAAATGATGATTGAAACGCCGATCAAGTGAAGGATTCCGAAGCGCACGAAAACAGCAGGGTTGACAAAAAAGGTGACCAGCGTGATCAGCATACCCCAGGAAAAGACCTGCAGGCCCCTTATCAGATATTTTCCGAACAGATTGCCGCTGCCGCCGCCCTGCCGCGCTGCGTTGTAGCTCAGGGTCAGGGAAAGACCTACCAGGCCGAGAAACAGGCTGGCCGTGATATTCTGCCAGGTCTTCCAGAATGGGCCGAACAGGTCAATGGGATAGCTACCAAAGGCGTACAGGTCAAAGACCAGGTGGTAGATCACCATCATCATGATGGCAATCCCGCGAAGGAGGTCAATCTCCCACAGCCGGTCGCCGCGTGCCTGGCGCACCGGTGTGATGCTGGCGCGCATTCCTGTGAAATAGGTACTCAAAGCTGTCATGAGTTTGTCGCTGCCACGCGCAACAGGATCTTGCCGAAGTGTTGGCCACTCTGCAAACGTTCCTCGGCCATTCGAGCTTCCCGGAGGGGGAACACACTGTCTATTGGCGTGGCAAGCTTGCCACGGAAGAGCAAACCCATCACCGTTTCGAAGTCAGACTGGCTGCCCATGGTAGAGCCCAGGATACTCAGTTGCCTGCCAAATACCAGGTTGATGGGCGTGGCGCCTGCGTAGCCCGTGGTGCCTCCTACCGTCAGCAATCGTCCCCCGCGCTTCAGCGAGCGCAGGCTGTCCTGCCAGGTGTTTTCACCCACATTGTCTACCACGACGTCCACACCCTGTTTGTTGCTATGGAGAAATACAGCTTTTGACCAATTGGCCTGCTCGCTGCGGTCGACGACCCAATCGGCACCGAGTTCGAGCGCGCGGCTGGCTTTCTGCGAGTTGCTGGCAACCACCCAGACCGTCGCTCCAATCAGCCTGGCCAGCTGGATCGCAAAACTGTTGACACCCCCGCCAGCGCCGACGATCAACACGACCTGGCCCGGTTTCAGCTGCCCGCGGGTGACCAACATGCGCCAGGTGGTGACAGCGACAAGGGGTGCTGCGGCAGCCTGTTGCATCGAAAAATCGTTGGGGATCGCGATCAAGTTGCGGGCTGGCACCTTAACAAACTGGGCAAAGCTTCCCCTTATCTGTTCAC harbors:
- the mce gene encoding methylmalonyl-CoA epimerase; the encoded protein is MIKKINHIAIVVNDLDASLQAYHDLLGLPIGERRVVEEQEVEIALLPTGDSLIELISPTTSESGVARYLAKRGEGLHHICLEVPDIDAALAEMQARGAQPINETPVKVAGGRVFFLHPKGMHGVLIELLEVDED
- a CDS encoding PaaI family thioesterase, whose translation is MNKQPNSRMCFVCGMKNIAGVKVFFYEIEDGTILARFTGQDIHQGYPGRFHGGVLAGILDEMIGRVIRIEYGDDMWGVTAELTIRYRQPVPLGVELEATGRVIKDSRRMFEGEGRILLPDGTAAVTARGKYVKLPPSSLSEFDPEKEEWQIVPD
- a CDS encoding methylmalonyl-CoA mutase family protein, giving the protein MSSSVSEAREEWAGRTLKNTLDRFPERQQQFETSSAIPVDRLYTPVDETAGDYLETVGFPGEFPFTRGVQPTMYRGRFWTMRQYAGFATALESNQRYKYLLAQGQTGLSVAFDLPTQIGYDADHPLAMGEVGKVGVAISSLADMETLLEGIPLNKVSISMTINAPAAILLAMVIAVGKKQGVPGSQLQGTIQNDILKEYLARGTYIFPPQPSMRLIADVFRYCSDQVPNWNTISISGYHIREAGSTAVQEVAFTLADGIAYVQAAIDAGLDVDLFARRLSFFFNAHNDFFEEIAKFRAARRLWARIMRDRFNAQNPASWKLRFHTQTGGSTLTAQQPENNVTRVTLQALAAVMGGTQSLHTNSMDEALALPSENAVQVALRTQQIIAHESGVANTIDPLAGSYFVESLTGEIERRAQAYIEKIDAIGGARKAIEQGFMQREIQDAAYRAHMAIEAGTQVVVGVNRFASEASGQPEPDLLRVDAAVQAEQIARLRQVRENRDQARVDDLLNLLAQSAGDPGAPLMPLFVRCVENHVTLGEICGVLRGVFGEHQPDVWV
- a CDS encoding biotin/lipoyl-containing protein, translated to MKYIATITPTGSPIGSGNTLEIEVEEGNLVRVDGEELRTDLEKIGSLDLYSLLLNDRSFEVHVRQTERNSFRVMISGQGYEGYEVEIFDERLYRLGESSGELSAGTVDSAIKAPIPGLVVKVLVEEGEQVEAGQSLVILEAMKMENELRAPRNGTVATILIHPGDSVDQGEALVTLH
- the accC gene encoding acetyl-CoA carboxylase biotin carboxylase subunit, with protein sequence MFKKILVANRGEIAVRILRACEERGLQGVAVYSDADRDALHVRYAREAYRLGPAPSSESYLRIDRIIDIARRSGADAIHPGYGFLAENADFAQTCIDEGLAFIGPTPDAMRRMGDKVTARRTMMAAGVPVVPGSAEGLRDGEIAAEAQRIGYPLLIKASAGGGGKGMRLIGSENELETALGAARREALSAFGDDTVYLEKRIERPRHIEIQILADSQGNVIHLGERECSIQRRHQKLIEESPSVAVDEKLRAAMGEVAIKAARAVDYVNAGTLEFLVDQQGEFYFLEMNTRLQVEHPVTEMVTGVDIVKEMLAIADGRRLRWRQEDIQAKGWSIECRITAEDPINNFMPSGGVVTTLQEPTGPGVRVESGVYEGFEISLYYDPMIAKLIVWGETRAEAILRMRRALREYRIGGVTTSLPFHRQVMDSALFQWGTYDTSFLEDRFDVTYVERPELELAAAIAAALVVHEREREATILTDQDGRSGSAWKRPLDWKRTFLS
- a CDS encoding acyl-CoA carboxylase subunit beta, producing the protein MTPDAKTEKLRALKEQALLGGGEERIARQHARGKLTARERLEFLLDKGSFRELDMLVTHRSHDFGLEKQRILGDGIITGYGTINGQLVYLFSQDFTVFGGSLSEAFAEKIIKIMNLAMKVGAPVIGLNDSGGARIQEGVVSLGGYADIFLLNTLASGVIPQISLVMGPCAGGAVYSPAITDFIIMVQDTSYMFVTGPQVVKTVTHEEVTFEELGGALTHAAKSGVAHFAMDSEEHALFVAQKLLSYFPQNNMEDPPFVKPTDDPLRMDEVLDTIVPENPNKAYDMKEIIRHVVDDGDFLEVHEHWAQNIIVGFARLGGHSIGIVAQQPAVLAGVLDIDSSTKAARFVRFCDCFNIPIVTFVDVPGFMPGTAQEHGGIIRNGAKLLYAYCEATVPKLTVITRKAYGGAYDVMSSKHIRADINLAWPTAEIAVMGPDGAINILYRRELEAAEDPESRKAELVEEYREKFANPYVAAARGYIDDVIEPRETRPRLINALEMLRNKRDSNPPKKHGNMPL
- a CDS encoding heparan-alpha-glucosaminide N-acetyltransferase, whose translation is MTALSTYFTGMRASITPVRQARGDRLWEIDLLRGIAIMMMVIYHLVFDLYAFGSYPIDLFGPFWKTWQNITASLFLGLVGLSLTLSYNAARQGGGSGNLFGKYLIRGLQVFSWGMLITLVTFFVNPAVFVRFGILHLIGVSIIISYPLLRFKWLNLFLGIAILVLGQLLPVLNPNISWLGWLGLDQSPGAVFDWAPIIPWYARVVLGILIGNTLYAGGERHFPLPDLSQNVLVRGLRLMGQNSLLIYLIHQPILIVLLTLTGMISLF
- a CDS encoding zinc-binding dehydrogenase; this encodes MQAIVFHQHGDLDALEFVDNLPVPVIAADEVLVRVSFAALNRLDQFVITGWKGLTLEMPHIPGADFSGQIVATGTQVTGWVAGQAVTANPTMWCGECSFCLQGEHSLCDSWHILGEQIRGSFAQFVKVPARNLIAIPNDFSMQQAAAAPLVAVTTWRMLVTRGQLKPGQVVLIVGAGGGVNSFAIQLARLIGATVWVVASNSQKASRALELGADWVVDRSEQANWSKAVFLHSNKQGVDVVVDNVGENTWQDSLRSLKRGGRLLTVGGTTGYAGATPINLVFGRQLSILGSTMGSQSDFETVMGLLFRGKLATPIDSVFPLREARMAEERLQSGQHFGKILLRVAATNS